The sequence GGCCGCGCCTCCAGCAGCTCCGGTACCGGCGTGGCCCTGCTCCCAGAAGTTGCTGCCGGCCGCGCCACCGGCACCACCGGCGCCACCGTTGCCACCGTTGACGTGATCGGCGGTGCCGGCAGCGCCGTTACCGCCGGCGCCGGCCTTGCCGCCGTCGCCGCCGTTGCCGAGGTTGAAGGCGCCGCGTCCGCCGGCACCACCGTTACCGCCGGCGGTGCCGTTGCCGTTGCCGCCGTTGGCGAAGCTGCCGGCCACGCCGTCGCCACCGGCACCGCCGACGCCGCCGTTGCCGAAGAGCCAGGCCACCGAGGCGCCACCGTCGCCGCCGTCGCCGCCCACACCGCCGGCGCCGCCGACGCCGCCGTGACCCAGGCCCCAGGCGCTCGCGCCACCGTCGCCACCGGCAGCGCCGAACCCGCCGGCCCCGCCGTCGCCGCCGTTGCCCAGCCAGCCGAGGGCGTCGCCGCCGTTGCCGCCGGCTACGCCGTCGACGTCGCTGTTCCAGCCGGCACCACCATCGCCGAACCACAACCCGCCGTCGCCACCGTCGGGGTTGAGCTCCGTGCCGGCTGCGCCATTACCGATCAGGTATTGCCCGGACATCTCGTTGATGGCGTTGTTGACCATCGCGCCGAAGTCGCTGTCGATCCAGGCGGTCATGCCCATGTGCAGCGGGGTGTAGAACCACTGGTCGATGATGCTGATCATGTCGAAGGCAGCGGGATCGAAGGCGGCGATTCCGGGGTCGACGTCCGAGGTCACGTCGGCCGGGGTGAGCCAACTGAAGTCGAACAGATCCTCAAAGCCGTCGGCTTGGGCATCCGGCGCGCCGGCCAGTGGGGCCACCCCGAACGCCAAGAACGCTGCGACCGCGCTGCCGGTGCCGACCGCCCGGTGGCCGCGCCGCGCTCCGGCCTGAGCTTCTGAACCCGGCTGACTACCGGTGTGACGACGAGTCATTGCGAATACCTCTCCTGATGAAAAGTTCGGCTAGTAGTGGAAGTTGCTGGGGGAAGGGGCGAAGGATCAGCCGGCCAGGCCAAGGTCAGCGAACAGGTCGCCGAAGCTGAAGCTGTCGGCCATCGCGCTGCCCGCGCCACCGTCGTCGATGCCGCCGTCATCGACGACGTAGCCCTCCGGTGCCGGAATGCTGAAGATGGGGTCCTTGCCACTCCACGAACCCCAGCCCAGCTGCGAGCCGATGACCTGGGACAGACCCAGCCAGGCACCGAGGGGCCCGATCGCGTCACTGGGCGCGTGGATGTTGCCGACCACCGGGATGCCGGAGATGTCGAAGCCGACGCTGTTGAAGATCGAGCCGCCGGAGGCCGGCGCCTGGCCGATCTCGTTCCCGTCGGCGTCCAGGATGCGCATCGGGTCGGCAGTGACGTGCCCGCCGGTGCTGAACCACCCGCCGAACGCGAAGTCCAGGTGGGTCATCTCCATGTTGCCCGGGAGTAGGCCCGCATCGTTGATCGACGGCAACAGACTGTCCAGGTTGAGAGTGGCGCCGTTGAGCGAGGCGTCGAACATGTTCGCCGGGATGTTGATCAGGCCCTGCAGCGCGGTGGACGTGTCACCGTCGCGCAGCGCTTCACTGATGTCGTCCCAGCTGTTACCCAAGGCGACCCAGGGCGCGATCCAGGGACTCACCGAGGCGAGCATGAGGGCGCTCATCGGCGAGCCCAGGAAGTTGATGATCGGGGTGAGCGTCGCGGCCTGATCTTCCGGCAGGAAGCCCGGGACCTGGTTGAAGATGATTTCGTGGCCACCGCTCAGGTTGCCCGCCAGGTAGCTGCTGTCCATGGTGTGGCGGATGACGTCGTTGATGGTGTCCTGCGAGGCGCTCATCAACGTGATCGCCGACCACGCGTTCTTGAGGTCGGTCTGGATCGCGTTCATCATCGCCGGGATGGTCGACGGGTCGTCGGTCATGCTCTGGATGTAGCCGGTCAGGTTGTTCATGGCCTGGGTGAAACCGATGTTGGGCGCCGCGTCGTAAGAGGCCATCATCCGCGCGATGTTGTCCTGAGCGGTGTTGTAGGCCGCGACGTACGGGTCGGTGAGGTCGGAGAGGCTGAAGTCGGCGGTCAACGCAAAGTCACGTGCGAGGGCCGTTTGGGTCGACGGCGTCACGCCGGGGGTGACAGCGATCAGGCTTGCGCCCACGATCGCGACACCGGCGGTGGCGTAGGGCCGAAGTGCTTGCTGCATCAAAATTTCTCCTCACAACTTGTCGCCGCACCCTGAGGCGCAGGTAGGACCACGGGGAACATATCTAATATTTAACTTAGAAGCAACCGGGAACGTGAGGCGCCTCAACGGCGGCCCCAAACGTGACCCCTACCTCGGTTCGGCCGCCAATAACCATCCATGAACTGCGATTATCTGCCACTTCGTCGCCAAAAGATCCGAATCCCGCCCTCCGGAAGAACCGTTCACGTAAGTAGACTTATCCGACATGCTGTGAATGAACTGAGGGATGAGGATTGGGGCGCCACGGACACTCGGACCGGGGGAAATCCTCATAGCCGATAACTTATGTCCGCTTCGCGGCGTGGATTCGTCGGTGGATTAATGGTTCAGACAGGTGCGCAAGAAGCCCCTGGAGTGGACTCTCCGAGGTCATACCTGGCTCTAAGGCCGGACAAGTCGCGGTGGGACACTCGCGCTCGCGCGGACGGAATGCCGTACTGACCCCAAAAACGACCATGGTCGCCGAGCCCGAAGGGACCCGGCGACCATGGTCGCGCTGTGCAGTCGGCTAGGTGCCGGGCGTACCCGACCCGCCAGTGGTTCCGGCGCTGCCGGCCGCGCCGTCGGCGCCGGGCGTTCCGGTACCGGTGGCCGCACCGCCCGGACCAGCGGCACCCGCCGCGCCGGCGTTGCCGCCGCTGCCCGCGGCGCCGCCGGTGCCGTTGCCGGCGCCGCCGGTGCCGTGGCCGCCGCCATTGCCACCGGTACCGCCGTTGCCACCGTTGCCACCGTTACCGCCGTTGTAGCCGTTGCCGGTGTCGGGGTTGGTTCCGCCAGGACCGCCGGCACCGCCACCGCCGCCGTCGCCGCCGGTGCCGCCAGCACCCCCGTTGCCGCCGGTTCCGCTGGTGGACGCGCCGCCGACGCCACCGTTACCGCCGGTGCCACCGGCCGCGCCGTTACCGCCGTTGCCACCAGCGGTGTTCGCGCCGCCGGGGAGCACTGGTATGCCGCTGATGCCGGCGGCCCCGTCGTCAGCAGTGCCGCCGGTGCCACCGGCACCACCGGTGCCACCGTTACCGGCAGCAGCGGTACCACCGGCACCGCCATTGCCGGCGTTGCCCGCGGTGACACCGTTACCGCCGGCGCCACCCGCGCCGCCGGTGCCGCCGTCGATCGATCCGCTTCCGGCTCCACCGGTGCCACCGTTACCGCCCTGACCGCCGGCCGCACTGTAGGACGCTGAGCCGCCGGCACCACCGGCCCCGCCGGTACCGGCGTGGCTGGTGCCGAAGCCGGCAGGTGCGTCGTCCGGCGTGGCGACGCCGCCGCTGTTACCGCCCGCGCCGCCATTGCCTCCCGCACCGCCGCCGGACTTGGTGGCAAGGCCCTGGTAGCCGGGGCCACCGTCACCGCCGCGCCCGCCTTCGCCGCCGGACGCGGTGCCGTTGCCGCCGGCACCACCGTCAGCTCCTGCGCCCGCGGTCCCGCCGCTGGTCGAGCCACCGGCACCGCCGGATCCGCCCATGCCGCCGATGCTGACCACGCCTGCGCCGGTCGCGCCGTCGGCACCGGCCGCAGCGGCACCACCGTTACCGCCGTTACCGGTCCCACCCGACATGCCGCCGGTGCCGCCGGATCCGCCGTTGCCGCCCGCGCTCCAGGTCGTGGTGCCGTCGTTCCAGCCCAGGCCCTTGCCGGCCGCACCGCCATTGCCGCCATTGCCGCCGTTGCCGGTCTGGCTGTAGCCGCCGCCGCCACCGCCACCGCCGTTGCCGCCGCGCAGCGTCCCGTTTCCGCCGGCCGCACCGTTGCCGCCGGCGCCGCTGGTGCCGGTGTTGCTGTTGCCGCCCTGGCCGCCGTAGCCGCCCTGCCCACCAGTGGTGGCGACGGTGTTGTCATTGGTGGCGCCGTTGCCGGCGACGCCGCCGTTGCCGCCGGCGCCGCCAGTGCCGCTGTCACTGTCGCCGCCCTGGCCGCCGGTGCCGCCCTGACCGCCGAAGCCCACGGCGCCCAGGCCGCCCTTGCCGCCGTCACCGCCGGTGCCGCCGGTGTTGGCGCCCAGCGAGTTACCGCCCTGGCCGCCCGTACCGCCCTGTCCTCCAGTGCTGTAGGGAACGGTGGGGTCTGTCTTGTTGAGGCCGTTGCCATCACCGCCGTTACCACCGGTGCCGCCGTTGCCGCCGTGCTCACCACTGCCGCCGGCACCGCCGGTACCACCGCCGCCGCCTTGGCCGAGGTAGTCACCGGCCCCGTCCTTGGCGGCCTCCCCACCGGCGCCGCCGTTACCGCCGTTGGCGCCGTCACCGCTCGCCCCGGCGCTGCCGAAGAACGAGCTGGCGTAGTAATCGGAGCCGCGGGCACCGCCGGCTCCACCGTTGCCGCCGTTGCCGCCGGTACCGCCGGCCAGACCATCGGTCGCACCGGTCGTGCCGTTACCGCCGTTTCCGGCAGCACCACCGGCGCCGCCCTGGCCGCCATCGCCGAACATGTAACCGCTGCGGCCGCCGGCACCACCGTTGCCGCCCTGGCCACCACTCATACCCGTGCCGGTGACGTTCGTGGTGCCGTTCATGCCGGCGCCGCCAGCGCCGCCGGCCCCGCCGTTGCCGAAGTACCAGGCCGCCGCCGCGCCGCCGTCACCGCCTGCGCCACCGAAACCGCCCGCGACGGTCGCGGCACCACCGGCACCGCCGGCGCCGCCGTGGCCCATGAACCAACCGCCGGCGCCGCCGTCACCGCCAGCCGCACCGGCACCGCCCGCGCCACCGTCACCACCGTTGCCCAGCCAGCCGAGCGCGGAGCCGCCGTCGCCGCCGGCCACGCCGGCTTGGTCACTGCTCCAGCCGGCGCCGCCGTCGCCGAACCACAGTCCGCCGTCACCACCGTTGGGGTTGTCCTCGGTACCGGCAACGCCGTTGCCGATCAGGTACATGCCGGACCACTGGTTGATCATCCCGTTGACCGCTTCACCAAACGGGTTGGTGATCCAGAGCTGGGCGATGCTGTGCAGCGGCTCGTAGAACCACTGGTCCATGATCCCGGTCCAGGAGAACGGGTCACCGGCGGCGCTGCCGGGGTCAGCCGCACCGAACAGGGCACTGAGGTCCCAGGTGGCTGCGGTGTCACCGGAGTCCGTCGTGGACCACGAACTGAACAGATCGCCGAAGAGGTCGCCGAGATCGAAATCGCCATCGGCATGCGCGGTCGGCGCGGCGGCTAACGGGGCCATCCCAAAAGCCAGGAACGCGCCGACCGCGCTGGTGGCACCGATCACCCGCTTGCGGTACCGCGCTCCGGTGTTATCAGGCTGGCTACTGCTGTGACGACGACTCATTTGCGAACACCTCTCCTGTGAAGCGGTTCTGGAATGCAGTGCTGAAAGTTGTTAGAGGGAATCTCGGAACTAGTGCGCGGGGCCGGCTCAGGCATCGAAGCCGAGGAGCCCCGCCAGGTCAGCGAGGAAGTCGGTTGACGCACCGGCACCCGCACCGCCGTCGTCGAACCAATCGTCGGGCACGATCGGGAAGTCGATCCCCGTCCACGGCGGCGCGACCTCGACGGGCCCCTTGCCTGTCCAGCCCGAACCGAGCAGCGAACCGACGATCTGTCCCCAGGCCTGCATGGCCGCGATCGGGCCGACGCCGTAGCCGTCAATTGCGATGGGCACGCCCGGCAGGATGCCTGTCTGCAGCGTGATGCCGAGGCTGTTGAAGATCGAGCCCCCGACCGCGGGAACGTCGATGAGATTGCCGTCGGCATCGGTCACCTGGTAGGGGCCTACCGCCACCTCGCCCGGGGTCAGGAGACCACCGAAAGCGAACTCCAGGTGGGTGATGTCGGTGCCCTCCGGGAGCAAGCCGGTGCTGGCGATCAGGGGAAGCAGGCTGTCGAGGTTGAGGGTGGCGCCGTTGAGGTAGCCGTCAAGCCAGCTGGCCATGATCTGGTTGAGGCCATCACCGTCTTGGATGCTGTTCATCATCGCGACCCAGGGGCTGATGGCCGGCCCCAGCGACCCGATGATGATGGCGCTGAGCGGTGAGGCCAGGAAGTTCACGATCGGCGTCGCCACATCGGCCATGTCGGCAGGCAGGAACTGTGGCAGCAGGCCGAAGAGCGCGTCGTGACCGAGGGCGAAGGTGTTCAGATCCGTTCCGCTGAGGGTGTGCACCCCCACCGCGCCGATGGTGCCCTCCAAACCGCTCAACCCGAGGCTCCCGGAGGCGTTCTGCAAGGTGTAGCCCGTCAGCACCGCGTCCAGGTTGCTCTGGATCTGCTGCATCACGTCCGGGATCTTCGACGGGTCGTCGAGGATCTCCTGCCAGTACTGGGTCTGGTTGGCCAGGATCTGCTGGAACGCCACCCCGGGGGCCAGGAAGTAGTTCTGGGCGAGGATCGTCGCGTTCTCCGAGGCCTCGTTGAACACCGCCGTCCACGGCGCGAGCAGATCGGGAAGCCCGCCCGCGGTGAGTGCGACATCTCGGATGGTGGGGCCACCGGCCAGCGGGGTAGCCACGACCGGGGTGGCGGCGATCAGGCCGGAGCCGACGATCGCGATACCGGCGGTGACGTAGGGGCGAAGGGTTTGCTGCACAGCCATCTCCTTTTGTGAGGTGCCGCCCTCGGCAGGCGCCTCGAGAAGCCGTGACGCTGCCGTGTTGCTCCTGGATTCACACTTATTCACTGATGTGAGACCGAACACTAACCGTGAGTAACTTAAGACACAAGCACCTTGGTCAAATATTTTTCGGCGTTTCCAAAGCTCACAGGCGTTAACATGCTGATACCTCGTGATCCTCCATAATTTCTACCTGAGAGTGGACGGTCTTCCTGTTTCTGACACGTCCTGCCACCGGAAAAAACCCTGGTATGTGTGAGGGATGCGAATCGGTGTTCAGCTGGCCTACGCGGGTGGGTTCAAGGAAGCGGTGGAGCGGGTTGTCGAGCTCGAGCGAATCGGGATCGACGTGGTGTCGGTCGCCGAGGCCTACTCGTTCGACGCCATCAGCCAGCTGGGCTACCTGGCGGCCAAGACATCGCGAGTCGAGCTCCTGACCGGGGTCCTGCCCATCTACACCCGAACTCCTGCCTTGCTGGCGATGACGGCCGCCGGATTGGACTACGTGTCCGACGGCCGGTTCGCCCTGGGCCTCGGCACCTCTGGGCCGCAGGTGGTGGAGGGCTTCCACGGCGTGCCGTTCGACGCCCCGCTGGGACGCACCCGCGAGGTGGTGGAGATCTGCCGGGCGGTGTGGCGCCGCGAACGACTCCGCTACGACGGAAAGCACTACCAACTGCCCCTCCCGGCCGAACGCGGGACCGGGCTCGGCAAGGCTTTGCAGTTGATCAATCATCCGGTGCGCGAACAGATTCCGATCTCGATCGCCGCGCTGGGACCCAAGAACGTTGAACTGACCGCCGAGATCGCCAACGGTTGGCAGCCGGTGTTCTTCTACCCGGAACGTGCCGATGACGTGTGGGGTGAATCCCTGAAAGCCGGTGCGGCCAAACGTGATCCCGCGTTAGGTCCGCTGGACGTCATCGTGGGGGCGTCGCTGGCCATCGGCGACGACGTCGAGGATCGGCTGGCTTGGGTGAAACCGCAGCTGGCGCTCTACATCGGTGGAATGGGCGCCAAAGGCCGCAACTTCTACCACAACCTGGCCACCCGTTACGGGTTCGGCGAGGTCGCGAATCGCATTCAGGAGCTGTACCTGTCCGGACGCAAGACCGAGGCGATCGACGCGGTGCCCGACGAGCTGGTGCGCAACACGTCCTTGGTCGGACCCCGCGGCCTGGTGGCCGAACGACTCGCCGCCTACGCCGAGGCCGGCGTGACAACGCTGCTGGTCGGCCCGCTGGCCACAGCGCCGGACGAAGCGCTGCGCTACGTCGAGGAGCTGCGCGCTCTGCTGCCGTCCTGATTCACGGCGCGGGCGGAGAATTTGGGCCGGGTGTGGCCCAGGACACCCCACACGCCAAGATGGGGCGTATGGAATTCACGCCTACCGTGACTACACCCGCTGCAGAAACCCTGGTTGAGCTGCTGCAACGCCAAGCTGAACGGCTCGACGACAAAGTCGCGTTCAGCTTCTCCTACAACGGCGACGACGAAGGACGCAGCGAGCTGACATTCGCTGAGCTGGACCGCCGCGCACGCGCCATCGCGGCGAACCTGCAGCGCTACGACATCAACGGCGAACGGGTGCTGGTGCTGGTGCGGCCGGGACTGGACTTCATCGCCGGGTTCTTCGGCTGCCTGTACGCGGGCGCCGTGGCGGTGCCGGTGCACCAGAAGCTGGCGCCGCGCCTGGCGGTGGTCGTCCCCGACGCTCAGGCCCGGTTCGCGCTCACCGCCGCCGAGAACCGCGAGGCCACCCGGGCCGCGGTCGCCGGGATTCCGGGAGAACCCGAGCAGTGGTTCTTCACCGACGCCGGCGCCGACCCCGACACCTGGGTGACCCCCGACCTCAACATCGACTCCCCGGCGGCCATCCAGTACACCTCCGGCTCGACCCGCTCCCCCAAGGGTGTGCTGCTCAGCCACGGCAATATCCTGCACAACTGCGATGCCATCCGTCAGTCGTGGAACGGCGACGAGAACGCCAAGGGCGTGTTCTGGCTGCCACCGCACCACGATCTGGGCTTGATCGGCGGCATTCTGTCCATGATCTACATCGGGGCCAGCACGGCGCTGATGTCACCGACCGCCTTCATCAAACGCCCGATGCGCTGGCTGGAGCTGGTGTCTGCCCATCGCGGCGTGATCACCGCCGCGCCGAACTTCGCCTACGACCGGTGCGTGGAGACCAGCACTCCCGAAGAACGTGCCGCACTGGACCTTTCCTGCATGACGGTGGCGATGAACGGTGCAGAGGCGGTGCGCGCTACGTCGCTCGCCGCCTTCGCAGACGCCTTCGCGCCGGCGGGTTTCCAGCTCTCGTCGTGCTATCCGGTGTACGGGTTGGCCGAGGCCACCCTGTGTGTGGCGTCCGGGTCGCCCGCCGGAGTGCCCGGAGTGCGCTACCTCGATCGTGTTGCGCTGGAGCAGGACCGCATCGTTGATGTGTCGCCGGATGACCCCGCCGCCGCGACATTCGTCGGATGCGGCCAGCCCCGTCAATCCGACGTCGCCATCGTCGACCCGGTGACTCGCCAGCCCTGCGGTCCCGACGAGATCGGCGAGATCTGGGTCGCCGGACCCAATGTCGCGCAGGGTTATTGGAACAGGCCCGAAGAGACGGCGGCGACCTTTGGGGCGGTGCTGGCCGAGCCGGGCGACCCGAACCGCGGCCCGTTCCTGCGCACCGGAGACCTCGGTTTCCTCTGTGCCGGCGAGATTTTCACAACCGGACGATGCAAGGACCTAATCACCATCGACGGTCACAACTACTACCCCAACGACATCGAATTCACCGTCCAGCAATGCGACCCGGTGCTGGTATCGGGCCGCGGGGCGGTCTTTGCGACCGACGCGCCGCCCGGTGGCGTCGAGCAGCTGGTGGTCGTGCACGAAGTGGACAGCGCGCGGGCCGCCGACGCCGACCTCGACGCAGTCATCGAAGCGATTCGGCTGGCGGTCGCAACCCATCACGGGATCGCGGCCGACGCCGTGGTCCTGGTGCATCACGTATCGCTGCCGACCACCTCAAGCGGCAAGATTCAGCGCGGCCAGACCAAGCAACACTTCGTGGAGGGCAAACTGGCAGCCCTCGCCGAGTGGCGTACTCCCACCCAGGAACTGTCGCTGGAAGAGCTGGAGGCAGCGGCCAAGATCGTCTCGACGCTGCAGTCCTGGGGAACCCGCCAGGGCTGAACGCCGAACAGGCACCTAACCGGAAGCCAGCGGGTTGATCCAGCGCAGGCCGGGGAAACGCTGAAAATCGGAGTCGGCAGAGGCCAGTTCGACGCCGTGCTCGATCGCGAGGGCGGCAAGCTGCGCATCCGGCACGAGGTTGGCGGTGACCTCGACCTGCGCGCAGATTCTGGCGTAAACCCGGGCGGTGGATTCGCCGGCTGGCGGGATCCACACCACCGGAACCGCCAACCAGTCCTCGATGTATTGCCATGCGTCCGAGGCGCTCAGGGGATTCGCGGTAACTCTCGGGTGCGTGACGATCCGCAGGAACGCGCCGATGGTCTGCCACGGCAAGCCAATCCTGTTGTCGCCGTTCAATGTTTCTTCCAGCCACGCCGCAGCCACCGGATTGTGTTTGCTATGGGCGTCGATCGCGTACAGCAGGAGGTTGGCGTCTAGGAGCATCGATGCTCATCGCTCGTCATCGAGTAGGTCGAGGACTTCGGCCACGTTGGTGACATCGACCTTCAGGCCGATCGGCGCGGTGCGATGACGGTATCGGGTCCCGGGGGCGCTGGCCTGGGCGGCGATGCCGCGGCGGGCGAGCAGGTTCAGCGCCTCGCTGATCCCCAGACCCTGCCGCCGAAGTCGTTCGATCTCGGCAGCGACATCGCTATCGATCACCACGGTGGTCCTCACAGACAGCATCGTACGCCTATAACATCATGATGCGTAGCTACTCGCATCATGATGCTTGACGCTCGGATCACTCCCCCACCTGCGGCAATTCCTCGGCGGCGGTCTCGCAGGGGGTCTTCGGCGGGACATCGGCCGTCGGTGCGGAGATGTCGTCCGCCTCCCCGGTCTGTTCGGCATCTTCGGTGACCGCAGTTTCCGCGACTGCCGGCTCCGGACCGATATCGTCGGGCTGTTCGGCCGGCTCTGGGTCCTCGGCTACCTCTGCCGACTCCCCCGCCGGTTCGGCCTCCGCCTCGGAATCGGCGGGGTCGTCGGAGTCTGGAGAGTCGACGTCAGGCCCGGGGTGGTCGTCGAACGGCTCGTCGAACGACTGCCCGAGGCCGGGATCGCCAAGCGCATCGACAAGCCGCGGAATCAGCCCGCCCAGACCTCCGAGTCCGCCGAGCCCGCCGCCCGCACCGGCCGGGAACCCCGCCGACGGCAAGCCCAGGTCACCGGGCTGGCCAAGCGCGCCGGGCAAGCCAAGATCAGCGAACCCGTCGTCGAGTGGTCCGACGGGCACCGGGGCGCTCACTGCCTGCGCCGGTGGATCCGGCGCCACCGCTGCCGTCGGCGCCCGCGGAACATCAACGGGGTCGGCCATCGGCGTAACCGGTAGCGGCACAGCGGGTCCCGTCACGTCGGGCTGGACCACCGGACCGAGATCCCCCGGAACCGCGAACACCACACCCGCCCCCGGTGAGGCAGCCGCGACCGCAGCGCCATAGGCCGCGGCGATCCCGTCCTGCGCCGAGCGCACGGCAAT is a genomic window of Mycolicibacter heraklionensis containing:
- a CDS encoding LLM class F420-dependent oxidoreductase, producing MRIGVQLAYAGGFKEAVERVVELERIGIDVVSVAEAYSFDAISQLGYLAAKTSRVELLTGVLPIYTRTPALLAMTAAGLDYVSDGRFALGLGTSGPQVVEGFHGVPFDAPLGRTREVVEICRAVWRRERLRYDGKHYQLPLPAERGTGLGKALQLINHPVREQIPISIAALGPKNVELTAEIANGWQPVFFYPERADDVWGESLKAGAAKRDPALGPLDVIVGASLAIGDDVEDRLAWVKPQLALYIGGMGAKGRNFYHNLATRYGFGEVANRIQELYLSGRKTEAIDAVPDELVRNTSLVGPRGLVAERLAAYAEAGVTTLLVGPLATAPDEALRYVEELRALLPS
- a CDS encoding TA system VapC family ribonuclease toxin, whose translation is MLLDANLLLYAIDAHSKHNPVAAAWLEETLNGDNRIGLPWQTIGAFLRIVTHPRVTANPLSASDAWQYIEDWLAVPVVWIPPAGESTARVYARICAQVEVTANLVPDAQLAALAIEHGVELASADSDFQRFPGLRWINPLASG
- the gjpA gene encoding outer membrane porin GjpA, with the protein product MAVQQTLRPYVTAGIAIVGSGLIAATPVVATPLAGGPTIRDVALTAGGLPDLLAPWTAVFNEASENATILAQNYFLAPGVAFQQILANQTQYWQEILDDPSKIPDVMQQIQSNLDAVLTGYTLQNASGSLGLSGLEGTIGAVGVHTLSGTDLNTFALGHDALFGLLPQFLPADMADVATPIVNFLASPLSAIIIGSLGPAISPWVAMMNSIQDGDGLNQIMASWLDGYLNGATLNLDSLLPLIASTGLLPEGTDITHLEFAFGGLLTPGEVAVGPYQVTDADGNLIDVPAVGGSIFNSLGITLQTGILPGVPIAIDGYGVGPIAAMQAWGQIVGSLLGSGWTGKGPVEVAPPWTGIDFPIVPDDWFDDGGAGAGASTDFLADLAGLLGFDA
- a CDS encoding PGRS repeat-containing protein; protein product: MSRRHSSSQPDNTGARYRKRVIGATSAVGAFLAFGMAPLAAAPTAHADGDFDLGDLFGDLFSSWSTTDSGDTAATWDLSALFGAADPGSAAGDPFSWTGIMDQWFYEPLHSIAQLWITNPFGEAVNGMINQWSGMYLIGNGVAGTEDNPNGGDGGLWFGDGGAGWSSDQAGVAGGDGGSALGWLGNGGDGGAGGAGAAGGDGGAGGWFMGHGGAGGAGGAATVAGGFGGAGGDGGAAAAWYFGNGGAGGAGGAGMNGTTNVTGTGMSGGQGGNGGAGGRSGYMFGDGGQGGAGGAAGNGGNGTTGATDGLAGGTGGNGGNGGAGGARGSDYYASSFFGSAGASGDGANGGNGGAGGEAAKDGAGDYLGQGGGGGTGGAGGSGEHGGNGGTGGNGGDGNGLNKTDPTVPYSTGGQGGTGGQGGNSLGANTGGTGGDGGKGGLGAVGFGGQGGTGGQGGDSDSGTGGAGGNGGVAGNGATNDNTVATTGGQGGYGGQGGNSNTGTSGAGGNGAAGGNGTLRGGNGGGGGGGGYSQTGNGGNGGNGGAAGKGLGWNDGTTTWSAGGNGGSGGTGGMSGGTGNGGNGGAAAAGADGATGAGVVSIGGMGGSGGAGGSTSGGTAGAGADGGAGGNGTASGGEGGRGGDGGPGYQGLATKSGGGAGGNGGAGGNSGGVATPDDAPAGFGTSHAGTGGAGGAGGSASYSAAGGQGGNGGTGGAGSGSIDGGTGGAGGAGGNGVTAGNAGNGGAGGTAAAGNGGTGGAGGTGGTADDGAAGISGIPVLPGGANTAGGNGGNGAAGGTGGNGGVGGASTSGTGGNGGAGGTGGDGGGGGAGGPGGTNPDTGNGYNGGNGGNGGNGGTGGNGGGHGTGGAGNGTGGAAGSGGNAGAAGAAGPGGAATGTGTPGADGAAGSAGTTGGSGTPGT
- a CDS encoding CopG family transcriptional regulator codes for the protein MRTTVVIDSDVAAEIERLRRQGLGISEALNLLARRGIAAQASAPGTRYRHRTAPIGLKVDVTNVAEVLDLLDDER
- a CDS encoding fatty acyl-AMP ligase; protein product: MEFTPTVTTPAAETLVELLQRQAERLDDKVAFSFSYNGDDEGRSELTFAELDRRARAIAANLQRYDINGERVLVLVRPGLDFIAGFFGCLYAGAVAVPVHQKLAPRLAVVVPDAQARFALTAAENREATRAAVAGIPGEPEQWFFTDAGADPDTWVTPDLNIDSPAAIQYTSGSTRSPKGVLLSHGNILHNCDAIRQSWNGDENAKGVFWLPPHHDLGLIGGILSMIYIGASTALMSPTAFIKRPMRWLELVSAHRGVITAAPNFAYDRCVETSTPEERAALDLSCMTVAMNGAEAVRATSLAAFADAFAPAGFQLSSCYPVYGLAEATLCVASGSPAGVPGVRYLDRVALEQDRIVDVSPDDPAAATFVGCGQPRQSDVAIVDPVTRQPCGPDEIGEIWVAGPNVAQGYWNRPEETAATFGAVLAEPGDPNRGPFLRTGDLGFLCAGEIFTTGRCKDLITIDGHNYYPNDIEFTVQQCDPVLVSGRGAVFATDAPPGGVEQLVVVHEVDSARAADADLDAVIEAIRLAVATHHGIAADAVVLVHHVSLPTTSSGKIQRGQTKQHFVEGKLAALAEWRTPTQELSLEELEAAAKIVSTLQSWGTRQG
- the gjpA gene encoding outer membrane porin GjpA, which codes for MQQALRPYATAGVAIVGASLIAVTPGVTPSTQTALARDFALTADFSLSDLTDPYVAAYNTAQDNIARMMASYDAAPNIGFTQAMNNLTGYIQSMTDDPSTIPAMMNAIQTDLKNAWSAITLMSASQDTINDVIRHTMDSSYLAGNLSGGHEIIFNQVPGFLPEDQAATLTPIINFLGSPMSALMLASVSPWIAPWVALGNSWDDISEALRDGDTSTALQGLINIPANMFDASLNGATLNLDSLLPSINDAGLLPGNMEMTHLDFAFGGWFSTGGHVTADPMRILDADGNEIGQAPASGGSIFNSVGFDISGIPVVGNIHAPSDAIGPLGAWLGLSQVIGSQLGWGSWSGKDPIFSIPAPEGYVVDDGGIDDGGAGSAMADSFSFGDLFADLGLAG